One part of the Arabidopsis thaliana chromosome 1 sequence genome encodes these proteins:
- a CDS encoding Protein kinase superfamily protein (Protein kinase superfamily protein; FUNCTIONS IN: protein serine/threonine kinase activity, protein kinase activity, kinase activity, ATP binding; INVOLVED IN: protein amino acid phosphorylation; LOCATED IN: cellular_component unknown; CONTAINS InterPro DOMAIN/s: Protein kinase, ATP binding site (InterPro:IPR017441), Protein kinase, catalytic domain (InterPro:IPR000719), Serine-threonine/tyrosine-protein kinase (InterPro:IPR001245), Protein kinase-like domain (InterPro:IPR011009), Serine/threonine-protein kinase, active site (InterPro:IPR008271); BEST Arabidopsis thaliana protein match is: root hair specific 10 (TAIR:AT1G70460.1); Has 115439 Blast hits to 114217 proteins in 4447 species: Archae - 99; Bacteria - 14211; Metazoa - 42286; Fungi - 9488; Plants - 32542; Viruses - 373; Other Eukaryotes - 16440 (source: NCBI BLink).): MWRLKNQKKKETADSPSSSPTAPSVDSAVMGSGQTHFTYEELEDITEGFSKQNILGEGGFGCVYKGKLKDGKLVAVKQLKVGSGQGDREFKAEVEIISRVHHRHLVSLVGYCIADSERLLIYEYVPNQTLEHHLHGKGRPVLEWARRVRIAIVLPKVWRICTKTVSHPKIIHRDIKSANILLDDEFEVQVADFGLAKVNDTTQTHVSTRVMGTFGYLAPEYAQSGQLTDRSDVFSFGVVLLELITGRKPVDRNQPLGEESLVGWARPLLKKAIETGDFSELVDRRLEKHYVKNEVFRMIETAAACVRYSGPKRPRMVQVLRALDSEGDMGDICNGIKVGQSSTCDDSGQNHSVIKDVGSIGRGGMVVSGVRVVTRLMVDAYHNRHEGKKAERRI; encoded by the exons ATGTGGAGATtaaagaatcagaagaagaaagaaacggCAGATTCGCCGAGTTCTTCTCCAACAGCACCGTCAGTCGATTCAGCGGTGATGGGAAGTGGTCAGACTCATTTTACCTATGAAGAGCTAGAGGACATAACAGAAGGGTTTTCTAAGCAAAACATACTTGGAGAAGGAGGTTTTGGTTGTGTCTACAAAGGTAAACTAAAAGATGGAAAACTTGTTGCTGTTAAGCAGCTTAAGGTTGGTAGCGGACAAGGAGACCGTGAGTTTAAGGCGGAGGTTGAGATTATTAGCCGTGTTCATCATCGCCATTTGGTATCGCTTGTTGGATACTGCATTGCGGATTCAGAGAGATTGCTTATCTATGAGTATGTTCCTAACCAAACATTGGAGCATCATTTGCATG GGAAGGGTAGGCCAGTGCTTGAATGGGCTAGGAGAGTCAGAATCGCTATAGTTCTGCCAAAGGTTTGGCGTATTTGCACGAAGACTGTAA GTCACCCAAAAATCATTCACAGGGACATAAAGTCCGCTAACATCTTGCTGGACGATGAGTTTGAAGTTCAG GTTGCTGACTTTGGACTTGCCAAAGTCAATGATACAACACAAACTCATGTCTCAACTCGCGTTATGGGAACCTTCGG GTACTTGGCACCAGAATATGCACAAAGTGGACAACTTACTGATAGATCAGATGTTTTCTCGTTTGGAGTTGTTCTCTTAGAGCTTATAACTGGACGCAAACCTGTTGACCGGAACCAGCCTTTGGGAGAAGAGAGTTTGGTTGGATGG GCTCGTCCACTACTTAAAAAAGCCATTGAGACCGGTGATTTCAGTGAACTAGTTGATAGACGGCTCGAAAAGCATTACGTGAAGAATGAAGTTTTCAGAATGATTGAAACGGCTGCTGCTTGTGTTAGGTATTCAGGTCCAAAACGTCCACGCATGGTTCAG GTTTTGAGAGCACTAGATAGTGAAGGAGACATGGGAGATATCTGCAATGGAATCAAAGTGGGACAAAGCAGTACTTGTGACGACTCTGGTCAGAATCATAGTGTGATAAAGGACGTCGGGTCTATAGGAAGAGGAGGAATGGTGGTATCAGGGGTGAGGGTGGTCACACGTTTGATGGTTGATGCTTATCATAATCGGCACGAGGGAAAGAAAGCAGAGAGAAGAATCTGA